The following nucleotide sequence is from Allocatelliglobosispora scoriae.
CCAGTCCCACGGTCACCCGGGCGAACGATGCGACGTTCTGGATCGGGCCGATGAGCTGCTGGTACTGCTTGTCGTTGACGGTCAGGCCGAACACGTTCATGTCGAGCCCGGCGGCGGTGGCCTGCTTGCGGAGCGCGTCGAGCTGAGCGGGGTCCTTCAGGGTGTAGACGGCCTCGTTGATCCGCATGCCGCCGTCGAGCTTCTCCTCGGGGTTGAGGCGGCCGAGTGCGTCCAGCGGGACGTACATGAGGTTGCCCGGATCGGACTGCGGGGAGGCCCACTGCTTGGGCGACTGCGCCGGATTGCGGTAGACGCCGACGACTTCGAACTCGCGCAGGTTGCCACCGCCGGCGGTGCCGAGCTTGACCTTGCCGCCGACCTTGAGCCGATTGGCCTGTGCCAGCCGCTCCTCGACCACGACGACGTCGCGGTCCTTGTCGGCGCCGGTGAGTCCCCGGCCCTCGACGATCGTGAACTGGCCGTCGCGAAAGTCTCGCAGCTGCTCGGTGTCGCGCACGCCGTGCAGCGGCAGCACCCGATCATCGCGCATATCGGCGGGCAGACCGCTGGGAGGCGGGATGGTCGAGGCCGGTTTCAGATCGGACGCCGAGGCGTTCTCCAATGTGTAGTTGTAGCCCCTGACCAGGTCAGAGGTACCGATTTTGTCGGCGGCGGTCGTGCTGAGCCGAGCGTTGTCGGGCAGCGTCCCGCCGAATCCACCGTTGGCGAAGGCCTTGTCCATGTCCCACTGAAGCGTGGCCTGCGCCCCGACCCGCCCCTTGGCCGCGGTCGCTGCCGCGTCCGCGGCACGCTGCACCAGCAGGCCGCCCATGACCAGGGTGCAGATCGTGACAAACAGGCCAAACATGATCAGAGTACGGCCTCTGCGTGCGAGCAGGCTCAGCCCCGCTCTCTTGACGAAGTTCATGCCGGTCAGCTCACCAGGCAGCGTGTTTTCCCAGCGTCTGGTCGTTTCCATACGCCCGCCATAACCCAGACATGATGGACTTGACCATGTGCGAGTGCTGATCGTGGAAGACGAGCCCATGCTGGCCCAGGCGCTGGCCGCCGGGCTGCGCCACGAAGCCATGGCCGCCGACATCGCCGCCGACGGACAGCAGGCCCTCGACCGGCTCACGGTCAACGACTACGACATCGTGATCCTCGACCGCGACCTGCCCGTCATCCACGGCGACGATGTCTGCCGACGCATCACCACCGACCATCCGCACTGCCGGATCCTCATGCTCACCGCCGCCGTCCGCCTGGGCGACAAGGTGGCCGGACTCACCCTCGGCGCCGACGACTATCTGGCCAAGCCCTTCGACTTTCCCGAGCTGGTCGCCCGGCTGCGCGCGCTCAGCCGCCGCATCACCCCCGCCCAACCACCCGTCCGGCACTTCGCGGATCTCACCGTCGACCCGCACCGGCGCCACGCCTACCGGAAAGGCCGCTACCTCGACCTGACTCGTAAGGAATTCGCCGTGCTGCTCCTGCTCGTGCAGGCCGAAGGCGGTGTCGTCAGCGCAGAGCAGCTGCTGGAGAAGGCCTGGGACGAGCACGCCGACCCGTTCACCAATGCGGTACGCATCACCATCTCGACACTGCGCCGCAAACTCGGCGAGCCCTCGCTGCTGCATACCCGGATCGGCGAGGGCTATTACCTGGAGGAGCCACGATGACCGTCCGAGCGCGGCTGACCCTCATCTATGGCGCGCTCCTCGCCCTGGTCAGTGCCCTGCTGCTGACCATGGTCTATCTCGTCGTCCGCTACGTGCCGCCATACACGATCAGCGCCGTCGACATGCCCGACGTCGGCATGGGCCAGGCGATCGCGGTGACGCGCTCGAACTTCCTCGACGTGCTCGTCTGGGCCTGCATCGCGGGCTTCATCGTCGTCACCGGCCTGGGCCTGCTCGCCGTCTGGGTCGTCGCCGGGCGGGTACTCAGCCCGCTGGACCGGATCACCGCCACCGCGAGCGAACTCGGCAGCGGCAACCTGCATGAACGCATCGCCCTGTCCGGCCCGGACGACGAACTCAAACGCCTCGCCGACACCTTCGACAGCATGCTCGCCCGCCTGGAGCATGACTTCGACGCCCATCAGCGCTTCGCCGCCAACGCGGCGCACGAACTGCGTACCCCGCTGGCCTCGTCCCGGACGCTGTTGCAGGTGGCGCTCGCCAATCCGGCCGGCTACACCGTGGAGGGCCTCTCCGTCCAGCTGCTCGCCGCCAACGAACGCAGCATCCAGACCACCGAGGCGCTACTGGCCCTGGCCGACGCCACCCACGCCCCGCTGGAGCCGGAGGTCGTCGACCTGACCGAACTCGTACGCTCGCTGCTGCCCGCCGTCGGCGTCACCGCCCGGCTCACACCGTCCTGTGTCGACGGCGATCCGGCCCTGCTGCGGCACCTCGCCGGCAACCTGATCAACAATGCCGTCCAGCACAACATCCCCGGCGGCCGCGTCACCGTCACCGTCGCCGACGACACCCTGACCGTCGCCAACGACGGCCCGCTCGTGACCGACGTGGACCGCCTCTTCGAACCGTTCTATCGCGCCTCGGGTCGAAGCCACACCGGCCACGGCCTGGGCCTCGCCATCGTCCGCGCCGTCGTCGACGCCCACCACGCCCGCCTGACGGCCACGCCCAACCCGACCGGCGGCCTCACCGTCGCGGTGAGGTTCACCGGGCAGGCCGAGCGCGGCGAGGCTAGATGACGCCCTTGAGCAGCTGCCGAGCCATGACGATGCGCTGGACCTGGTTGGTGCCCTCGTAGATCTGCGTGATCTTGGCGTCGCGCATCATCCGCTCGGCGGGGAAGTCCTTGGTGTAGCCGTACCCGCCCAGCACCTGCACGGCGTCCGTCGTGATCTCCATCGCCGCGTCCGACGCGAAGCACTTCGCCGCCGCACCGAAGTAGGTCAGGTCGGCGTCCCCGCGCTCCGAGCGCGCCGCCGCCGCGTAGGTCAGCTCCCGGGCCGCCGTCAGCTTCATGCCCATGTCGGCGAGGAGGAACTGCATCCCCTGGAAGTCGGCGATCGGCTTGCCGAACTGCCGGCGCTCCTGGGCGTACGCCAATGCGGCGTCCAGCGCACCCGCCGCGATCCCGACGGCCTGGGCGGCGATCGTGACCCGGGTGTGGTCGAGGGTCTTCATCGCGGTGGCGAACCCGGTCCCCGGCTCGCCGATGATCCGGTCCAGCGGCACCCGCACGTTGTCGAAGTAGACCTCGCGCGTCGGCGATCCCTTGATGCCGAGCTTGCGCTCCGGGGCGCCGAAGCTGACACCCGGATCCGACTTCTCGATCACGAAGGCGGAGATGCCCTTGGGCCCGATGCCGGGGGTCGTCACGGCGAAGACGGTGTAGTACTCGGAGACGCCCGCGTTGGTGATCCAGCGCTTGACACCGTTGAGAATCCAGTGATCTCCATCACGGTCTGCCCGGGTCGTCATGGAGCCCGCGTCACTGCCGGCCTCGGGCTCGGAGAGGCAGTAGGAGAACATCGCTTCGCCCCTGGCCACCGGGGTGAGATAGCGCTCCTTGAGGGCTTGGTCACCGGAGAGGAGGAGGGGCATCGTGCCGAGCTTGTTGACGGCGGGGATGAGGGAGGAGGAGGCGCACGCGCGGGCGACCTCCTCGATCACGATCGCGGTCGCGAGCGCGTCGGCACCGGCACCGCCGAACTCGGCCGGGATGTGCGGGGCGTGGAAGTCGGAGGAGCGCAGAGCGTCATAGCTGGCCTGCGGAAACTCGCCGTTCTCGTCGGCGGCCGCGGCGTTGGGCGCCACCTTGGCGTCGCACAACTCGCGCACAGCCTCGCGCACGGCGATGTGATCCTCGGAGAGCTGGTAGAGATCAAACATGGCGCGGTCCTCCCACGGTCTCGCAATGTACCGACCAGTAGCTTAACGCCGCCTCAGTTCAGCGAATCATCCGAGTCTGACGTAGGCTGCTTCACCAGTTGCCCTGACCGGCGTAGGCTCGGCGTTCTCACGTCTCGACCGGGGTGGGGACCAACAGTTGAGACGCAGCCGATTCAGAGCGGAGACGATGGCGTGACGATTCCGTACCCGACCACGTTCGTACCCAGCGCCTCGGTGACCCCACCCTCCGGCGCGGCCCGTCCCCGGCTGACCTTCCTGGGCTGCGGTTACCTGGGTGCCACCTACGCGATCTGCTACGCGGAGCTCGGCTACGAGGTCATCGGCTACGACGTCGATGTCGCGAAGATCGAGAACCTGTCGCGCGGCGAGGTCCCCTTCCACGAGCCCGGACTCGATGAGCTGCTGCGGCGCAACGTCGCCTCGGGCCGCCTGCGCTTCACCACGTCGATCGAGGAGACGGCCGACTTCGGCGACGTCCACTTCATCTGCGTCGGCACCCCGCAGCGCTCCGACGGCATGGGCGCCGACCTGCGCTATGTCGAGGCCTCGGTCACCGACCTCGCCAAGAACCTGTCCCGCCGCGCGCTCATCGTCGGCAAGTCGACCGTCCCGGTCGGCACCGCCGAGTGGGTCGAGCGCCTCGTCGAGAAGCACACCTCCGAGGAGCTGGGCGTCGAGGTCGCGTGGAGCCCGGAGTTCCTCCAGGAGGGCTTCGCGGTCGAGGACGTGCTGCGGCCCAACCGGATCGTCGTCGGCGTCAAGACCGAGTGGTC
It contains:
- a CDS encoding acyl-CoA dehydrogenase family protein, whose amino-acid sequence is MFDLYQLSEDHIAVREAVRELCDAKVAPNAAAADENGEFPQASYDALRSSDFHAPHIPAEFGGAGADALATAIVIEEVARACASSSLIPAVNKLGTMPLLLSGDQALKERYLTPVARGEAMFSYCLSEPEAGSDAGSMTTRADRDGDHWILNGVKRWITNAGVSEYYTVFAVTTPGIGPKGISAFVIEKSDPGVSFGAPERKLGIKGSPTREVYFDNVRVPLDRIIGEPGTGFATAMKTLDHTRVTIAAQAVGIAAGALDAALAYAQERRQFGKPIADFQGMQFLLADMGMKLTAARELTYAAAARSERGDADLTYFGAAAKCFASDAAMEITTDAVQVLGGYGYTKDFPAERMMRDAKITQIYEGTNQVQRIVMARQLLKGVI
- a CDS encoding sensor histidine kinase; the protein is MTVRARLTLIYGALLALVSALLLTMVYLVVRYVPPYTISAVDMPDVGMGQAIAVTRSNFLDVLVWACIAGFIVVTGLGLLAVWVVAGRVLSPLDRITATASELGSGNLHERIALSGPDDELKRLADTFDSMLARLEHDFDAHQRFAANAAHELRTPLASSRTLLQVALANPAGYTVEGLSVQLLAANERSIQTTEALLALADATHAPLEPEVVDLTELVRSLLPAVGVTARLTPSCVDGDPALLRHLAGNLINNAVQHNIPGGRVTVTVADDTLTVANDGPLVTDVDRLFEPFYRASGRSHTGHGLGLAIVRAVVDAHHARLTATPNPTGGLTVAVRFTGQAERGEAR
- a CDS encoding ABC transporter permease gives rise to the protein MFGLFVTICTLVMGGLLVQRAADAAATAAKGRVGAQATLQWDMDKAFANGGFGGTLPDNARLSTTAADKIGTSDLVRGYNYTLENASASDLKPASTIPPPSGLPADMRDDRVLPLHGVRDTEQLRDFRDGQFTIVEGRGLTGADKDRDVVVVEERLAQANRLKVGGKVKLGTAGGGNLREFEVVGVYRNPAQSPKQWASPQSDPGNLMYVPLDALGRLNPEEKLDGGMRINEAVYTLKDPAQLDALRKQATAAGLDMNVFGLTVNDKQYQQLIGPIQNVASFARVTVGLVGVAGAAIVSLLIALWLRERRRELGVLLAMGERRWRLVAQQITEVLAIATVALAGATALGGLLAQPVTDALLGRQLADVPPPTVPIPGRAGVDLEPALAPIDKLDVLLGVGDIVSVGLIGLLIALIAVAVPAFRIVGLQPREILTKGE
- a CDS encoding response regulator transcription factor, producing MRVLIVEDEPMLAQALAAGLRHEAMAADIAADGQQALDRLTVNDYDIVILDRDLPVIHGDDVCRRITTDHPHCRILMLTAAVRLGDKVAGLTLGADDYLAKPFDFPELVARLRALSRRITPAQPPVRHFADLTVDPHRRHAYRKGRYLDLTRKEFAVLLLLVQAEGGVVSAEQLLEKAWDEHADPFTNAVRITISTLRRKLGEPSLLHTRIGEGYYLEEPR